Sequence from the Macaca fascicularis isolate 582-1 chromosome 16, T2T-MFA8v1.1 genome:
TGTTGAGGGGGCCTGTTCTTGGACAGCCAGCCCTGAAAGCTGGAGGGGGTGTCATGAGGGGGCAGGCAGAGGTGGACCTGCTGTGCCCAGACCATGCCTTCTGAGGTCCCTCAGGGCGCCCACAGCCGCTCCCAGTCAGGCTGTGGGGTCTGACCGCCTGGAGCTTCTGAGGTTCCCCAGGGCGCCCACACGTGCTCCCAGCCAGGCTGTGGGGTCTGACCACCTCTGTCCTGGGCTGTGTCCAAGAATCAGGTGCCCAGTGGGTCGGGATGACAGTGCCAGGAGTCCTGGATGGGCACCCTGCTCCCATCATCCCGGAGGTCCGGCTTCATTTCTAGCTGGGGGCGgggcctgtgactgccagctccAGAGCCCTGTAGGGAGCTCCCTGGGAGGGCACGGCAGGACTGGCAAGGGAGAGGCCTGGGACCATCCCAGAGGGAGCCTTATGCCCAGAGACCTGTCCCACATCTGCTGAGGTGGAGCAAGCATGGGTGGTGGCCTTGAAGTTTAGGGAGGTGGCATGGGGCTCTTCCCAAGGGGCTGGAGCCCCCCTACACCCACCCTGGGTCCTCCAGGGGTCTGAGTTCAAAACTGTATCCACAGGCCTGAGTTAGGCCCCTTGTAGTGCCCTGTGCATGCAGGGCCCTTTGCGGGTTAGGAGACAGACTGGGAGGGACCAGGATGCCACAGAGGCTGGAAGTCCTTGTCTGGAGAAAGCTGGCCAGGCTCAACCAGGCAGGGGTTAGAGGGGGTTCCAGGAGGTGAAGACATGGGGTCGCCGGAATGGCCTTCCCAAGAGGGCCTGTCCGCCTTCACCAAGGTGTTCAGGCAGAGGCTGGGCGCTGTAGAAGTGACTTGGGCTGAAGGTGACGGGGACTGGGTGAGACTCTGTGACTTGGTGGCCTGTCTTGTTTAAACCTCTTTCAAGGTGAGGTTGGGCTGGAGGTGGAAGGACGGCCTTTCATCCATCAGGTACCTAAACAGAATGATTCCTGCAGGCAGGCAGCTGGGGCAGGAGCAGCCCCTACCTAGGAGGTCCCTGCCCATTCCCCACCCCTCCTCAGTCCAGGATTCCCAGAGGCAGGCCCCCTGGTGCCTGCAGATTCTAATCCTGGGGTACACCAGGAAGCACTTTGCTCATCAGCTCACCTCCACAAAGTTTGGAGGGGCTAACATGCCAGCCTCCAAAAGGGGACaacaggccaggcgaggtggctcatgcctataatcccagcactttgggaggccgaggagggctgatcacctgaagtctggagttccagaccagcctggccaatatggtgaaaccctatctctactaaaaatacaaaaatctggccgggcgtggtggctcaagcctgtaatcccagcactttgggaggccgagacgggtggatcacgaggtcaggagatcgagaccatcctggctaacacggtgaaaccccgtctctactaaaataccaaaaaaaaaaaaaaaaaaattagctgggcgtggtggcgggtgcctgtagtcccagctacttgggaggctgaggcaggagaatggcgtgaacccgggaggcagagcttgcagtgagctgagatcgcaccactgcactccagcctgggcgacagagtgagactctgtctcaaaaataaaataaaataaaataaaaaaataaaaataaataaaaatacaaaaattagcaggtgtggtggagggcacctgtaatcccagctactagggaggctgaggcagaattgcttgaacccaggaggcagaaaatgcagtgagcccagatcgcaccactgcactccagcctgggcaacaagagcaagactccatctcaaaaaacaacaacaaaaacccaaaagggGCAGCAGTGGTGGGAGAGGCCTGCGTCTGTACACCCCACTGGGGTCCCCGCTGTGTGTGCCCCTCAGGCGGCCACCAGCCCTACCAGGTCCTCCTCTCCCGGCAGGTCTTCGCCTTGATCGTGTTCTCCTGCATCTATGGCGAGGGCTACAGCAACACCCACAAGTCTAAGCAGATGTACTGCGTATTCAACCACAATGAGGATGCCTGCCGCTATGGCAGTGCCATCGGGGTGCTGGCCTTCCTGGCCTCGGCCTTCTTCTTGGTGATCGACGCATATTTCCCCCAGATCAGCAACGCCACTGACCGCAAGTACCTGGTCATTGGTGACCTGCTCTTCTCAGGTATCTGCCTGTGGCACCTCCATTTGATCTTGAGAGGTGACTAGGAAGGGGACGCATTAGCTCTGGGGTTCCGCAGCTGGGGGGCCTCGGCCTCTCTGGGAGGGCAGGGAGCAGCTCACTCCTCCAGGGCACTTTTAGGAAAGGGTTTTCAGCTAGCGTTTCTCCTTGCTTGAAtggccccagccctgcctggggTAGCTAGAAGCTGAGTGGACCCCCAGCACACCCGAGCAGCTGGGCTTTGCCTCTGCCGTTTGTCCCCTAGGTTGTCTGCTGGGACCCACCATGCCAAGGCGGATCCCAGCCCGGCTTCCGAGTCCTCCCCTCCATATCGTGGAGGCTCCCGGGAGGTCCCTGCCTAGGCCCTGCCCTACCTGCCCTGTCCCCTCCCAGAGTCCTGGAAAGGCCCTCCCTTTCCATGGAACTGACACCCCACCCGTCCTCCCCCAGCTCTCTGGACCTTCCTGTGGTTTGTTGGTTTCTGCTTCCTCACCAACCAGTGGGCGGCCACCGACCCGAAGGACGTGCTGGTGGGGGCCGACTCTGCGAGGGCAGCCATCACCTTCAGCTTCTTTTCCATCTTCTCCTGGGTAGGACGGCCAGGGGCCGGTTCTTGGGGTCTTGGGTAAAGGGTGGTAGAAGGTGGGGTCCCCCACCCACCTGTACCCCTCTGTGCCCTCC
This genomic interval carries:
- the SYNGR2 gene encoding synaptogyrin-2, which translates into the protein MESGAYGAAKAGGSFDLRRFLTQPQVVARAVCLVFALIVFSCIYGEGYSNTHKSKQMYCVFNHNEDACRYGSAIGVLAFLASAFFLVIDAYFPQISNATDRKYLVIGDLLFSALWTFLWFVGFCFLTNQWAATDPKDVLVGADSARAAITFSFFSIFSWGVLASLAYQRYKAGVDDFIQNYVDPTPDPNTAYASYPGASVDNYQQPPFTQNAETTEGYQPPPVY